In Hemiscyllium ocellatum isolate sHemOce1 chromosome 5, sHemOce1.pat.X.cur, whole genome shotgun sequence, the following are encoded in one genomic region:
- the atpsckmt gene encoding ATP synthase subunit C lysine N-methyltransferase isoform X2 translates to MSDLVPGATPGRKRRWGLALLGIVSGTGLTLSLGAAPFVAPALRRVCLPFVPASPAQVEVVLHLLKGRRGELVDIGSGDGRIVIAAAKQGFRAVGYELNPWLVWYARFKAWQEGVHHNTRFYISDLWKVDFSEYNNVVIFGVPQMEQYYQGISDYIFQCSR, encoded by the exons ATGTCTGATCTGGTTCCCGGGGCGACACCGGGCCGCAAGCGGCGTTGGGGCCTAGCCCTGCTCGGAATTGTGAGTGGAACTGGACTCACACTGTCCCTGGGCGCCGCCCCATTTGTGGCCCCGGCTCTGAGGAGGGTGTGCCTCCCCTTTGTCCCTGCCAGCCCGGCTCAGGTGGAGGTAGTGCTGCATCTACTGAAAGGCCGCAGGGGAGAGCTGGTGGACATCGGCAGCGGCGACGGCAGGATC GTAATTGCAGCAGCAAAGCAAGGGTTTCGAGCTGTGGGTTATGAGTTGAATCCTTGGTTGGTTTGGTATGCTAGATTCAAAGCATGGCAGGAAGGAGTGCACCACAATACCAGATTTTACATCTCTGACTTATGGAAG GTTGATTTCTCAGAATATAATAATGTTGTCATATTTGGAGTTCCTCAAATG gAACAGTACTATCAGGGAATTTCTGActacattttccaatgttccagATGA
- the atpsckmt gene encoding ATP synthase subunit C lysine N-methyltransferase isoform X1 gives MSDLVPGATPGRKRRWGLALLGIVSGTGLTLSLGAAPFVAPALRRVCLPFVPASPAQVEVVLHLLKGRRGELVDIGSGDGRIVIAAAKQGFRAVGYELNPWLVWYARFKAWQEGVHHNTRFYISDLWKVDFSEYNNVVIFGVPQMMKSLEEKLQSELKSNARVVACRFPFPSWMAVRESGKGIDTAWLYDAKSFKTTGKKS, from the exons ATGTCTGATCTGGTTCCCGGGGCGACACCGGGCCGCAAGCGGCGTTGGGGCCTAGCCCTGCTCGGAATTGTGAGTGGAACTGGACTCACACTGTCCCTGGGCGCCGCCCCATTTGTGGCCCCGGCTCTGAGGAGGGTGTGCCTCCCCTTTGTCCCTGCCAGCCCGGCTCAGGTGGAGGTAGTGCTGCATCTACTGAAAGGCCGCAGGGGAGAGCTGGTGGACATCGGCAGCGGCGACGGCAGGATC GTAATTGCAGCAGCAAAGCAAGGGTTTCGAGCTGTGGGTTATGAGTTGAATCCTTGGTTGGTTTGGTATGCTAGATTCAAAGCATGGCAGGAAGGAGTGCACCACAATACCAGATTTTACATCTCTGACTTATGGAAG GTTGATTTCTCAGAATATAATAATGTTGTCATATTTGGAGTTCCTCAAATG ATGAAGTCCTTGGAGGAGAAACTTCAGAGCGAGTTGAAGAGCAATGCTAGAGTTGTAGCCTGTCGTTTTCCATTTCCCAGCTGGATGGCTGTTCGTGAATCTGGAAAGGGAATCGATACAGCCTGGTTGTATGATGCAAAGTCATTTAAAACCACAGGAAAGAAGTCTTAA